Proteins encoded within one genomic window of Spirochaeta isovalerica:
- a CDS encoding segregation and condensation protein A, which produces METQKESRQKYKLDHFEGPLDLLLFLIRKNEVNIYDIPIHEITEQYIEYLKYATQVDLENITEFYVLASTLLYIKSRLLLPVEINLDDEVEDPRQELVAKLIDYQKFKKLSELMTDKEKKSEWVIERKKTQKILPFAEEDNLWEEIEVWDLLKSFSHVMKNFNSERIVNLYEEVSVNEKITLINELLEKKPEFYFNELIINPDSVMEVICAFLAILEMAKSSNIAFYQNRLFGDIKITRFAGDISNGAQ; this is translated from the coding sequence ATGGAAACTCAGAAGGAAAGCAGACAGAAGTACAAGCTGGATCACTTTGAAGGTCCTCTGGATCTTCTACTCTTTTTAATCCGAAAAAATGAAGTCAATATATACGATATCCCAATACATGAAATTACCGAACAGTATATTGAATATCTTAAATATGCAACCCAGGTAGATCTGGAAAATATCACAGAATTTTACGTGTTGGCCTCAACGTTGTTATATATTAAATCCCGGCTTTTACTGCCGGTGGAAATAAACCTTGATGATGAGGTTGAAGATCCGAGGCAGGAACTGGTTGCAAAACTGATTGATTATCAGAAATTTAAAAAGCTCTCAGAACTGATGACAGATAAAGAGAAAAAAAGTGAATGGGTTATAGAAAGAAAGAAAACTCAGAAAATACTCCCTTTTGCGGAAGAAGACAATCTTTGGGAAGAAATCGAAGTCTGGGATCTTCTGAAGAGTTTTTCGCATGTAATGAAAAATTTCAATTCTGAAAGAATCGTTAATTTGTATGAAGAAGTTTCTGTAAATGAAAAAATCACACTGATAAATGAATTGCTTGAAAAAAAACCTGAATTTTATTTTAATGAACTGATAATAAATCCTGACTCCGTTATGGAAGTCATCTGCGCCTTTCTCGCCATACTGGAAATGGCTAAGAGCAGTAATATCGCATTTTATCAGAATCGACTTTTCGGAGATATTAAAATTACAAGATTTGCAGGGGATATCAGCAATGGAGCTCAGTAA
- the rpe gene encoding ribulose-phosphate 3-epimerase, with the protein MNGKKSICAPSILSADFTKIDREIKKAETAGAIWLHLDVMDGQFVPEITFGTKMVNDIRKKTELFLDVHLMVNNPENLVVPMVRAGADAITFHVEAVVHAHRIVQSIKNENVLCGISIVPSTPVSLITELLSEVDLILIMSVNPGYGGQKLIPSTVEKIRQLDHFRREHNLNYKISVDGGVNRNTVSLVKKAGVDVFVAGSAFFNSEDPAEELKVLETI; encoded by the coding sequence ATGAATGGAAAAAAATCTATATGTGCGCCTTCAATTCTCTCTGCCGATTTTACAAAAATCGATAGGGAAATAAAAAAAGCGGAAACGGCGGGAGCAATCTGGCTTCATCTGGATGTTATGGACGGACAATTTGTCCCCGAAATAACATTCGGTACAAAAATGGTCAATGATATCAGAAAAAAAACTGAGCTTTTTCTCGATGTTCACCTGATGGTTAACAATCCTGAAAATCTTGTTGTTCCCATGGTCAGAGCCGGTGCTGATGCTATAACTTTTCATGTAGAAGCTGTTGTTCACGCCCATAGAATAGTTCAATCGATTAAAAATGAGAACGTTTTATGCGGGATTTCAATTGTTCCGTCAACACCGGTTTCTCTGATAACTGAACTGTTATCAGAAGTCGATTTAATTCTCATTATGTCTGTTAATCCCGGATATGGCGGTCAGAAGCTTATCCCTTCAACTGTCGAGAAAATAAGACAACTCGATCACTTCAGAAGAGAACATAATCTAAATTACAAGATTTCGGTTGATGGAGGAGTAAACAGAAATACGGTTTCACTCGTCAAAAAGGCCGGTGTAGATGTTTTTGTCGCAGGATCAGCTTTTTTCAATTCTGAAGATCCTGCAGAAGAATTAAAGGTGCTCGAAACTATATAG
- the recA gene encoding recombinase RecA, giving the protein MAKKSTEQITKISDQEGKSKAIEAVRLQIDKEYGKGSLMRMGDKLDLQIETIPSGSILLDEALGVGGYPKGRIIEVYGPESSGKTTLALHAIAEAQKAGGIAAFIDAEHALDPVYAKNLGVNIDELWVSQPDTGEQALEIAESLVRSGSVDIIIVDSVAALTPRAEIEGEMGDSHVGLQARLMSQALRKLTSIIAKSSTCLIFINQIRMKIGVMFGNPETTTGGKALKFYSSLRIEVRKIETMSKGTEDAIGNRVRVKIVKNKVAPPFRKAELEIIFGKGLSGEASLIDGGLKYNLLQKSGSWYSYKDERIGQGRENVKTYLQDNPEIFKDLENRLREIIFPSKNGDAEKLPEKKKAAEKPVVIEDV; this is encoded by the coding sequence ATGGCAAAAAAATCAACAGAACAGATAACCAAAATATCGGACCAGGAAGGGAAAAGCAAAGCAATTGAAGCAGTTCGGCTTCAGATAGATAAAGAATACGGTAAAGGCTCTCTTATGAGAATGGGAGATAAGCTTGACCTTCAGATCGAAACCATACCTTCAGGTTCAATTCTTCTCGATGAAGCCCTGGGAGTTGGTGGATACCCTAAAGGCAGAATTATCGAGGTTTACGGTCCGGAATCTTCAGGAAAAACGACGCTGGCTCTTCATGCTATAGCGGAAGCTCAGAAAGCGGGAGGAATCGCCGCCTTTATTGATGCCGAGCATGCCCTTGATCCTGTCTACGCAAAAAATCTAGGTGTTAATATCGATGAGTTATGGGTTTCACAGCCTGATACGGGAGAACAGGCTCTTGAGATTGCCGAATCTCTTGTAAGGTCAGGTTCTGTAGATATCATAATTGTTGACTCCGTTGCTGCGTTAACACCCAGAGCTGAAATTGAAGGGGAAATGGGTGATTCTCATGTTGGACTCCAGGCACGACTTATGAGTCAGGCGTTAAGAAAACTCACATCCATTATTGCCAAGTCCAGTACCTGTCTGATTTTTATAAATCAGATCAGAATGAAAATAGGTGTTATGTTCGGAAATCCCGAAACAACAACCGGTGGAAAAGCTCTGAAATTTTATTCTTCACTCAGGATTGAAGTCCGTAAAATTGAGACTATGTCCAAAGGAACCGAAGATGCCATTGGAAACAGAGTCCGCGTAAAAATAGTTAAAAACAAAGTAGCTCCTCCTTTTAGAAAAGCTGAACTGGAGATTATATTCGGGAAAGGCTTATCCGGTGAAGCCAGCCTTATCGATGGTGGATTGAAATACAATCTTCTTCAGAAAAGCGGAAGCTGGTATTCTTATAAAGATGAAAGAATTGGTCAGGGCCGGGAAAACGTTAAGACCTATTTACAGGACAATCCTGAAATATTCAAAGATCTGGAAAACAGACTGAGAGAAATTATTTTCCCATCCAAAAATGGTGATGCAGAAAAGTTGCCGGAGAAGAAAAAGGCAGCAGAAAAACCTGTTGTTATTGAAGACGTTTGA
- a CDS encoding tetratricopeptide repeat protein, whose product MFVDAGHKKILFLFFLTIVTFSIFPSEEDRILFEKGKTYYGNGKYLEALYFFNELIDSGSEQYAGDAWFWTAKSYMAAGELEDAKNSLEFFLLNYPRNNNYSEGYYYKGRLLFLEKDYDKSVDLFNRFIRSSPFSPFVSNAYYWIGECLYNTGNFDEALAMFKKVVSDYPASYKFEASNYKISLIDFRFREEELLQLIRWSHEESLKELEEYRNREKNYLQTIKAYQERIIDMESGSSGADSQTLERLSEAALKLENYLESLQAKELSGENEQAEE is encoded by the coding sequence ATGTTTGTAGATGCTGGACATAAAAAAATACTTTTTTTGTTTTTCCTGACTATTGTCACTTTTTCTATTTTCCCTTCAGAAGAAGATAGAATCCTTTTTGAGAAAGGTAAAACCTATTATGGGAACGGCAAATATCTTGAAGCTTTGTATTTCTTTAATGAACTGATTGATTCGGGATCCGAACAATACGCAGGAGATGCCTGGTTCTGGACCGCAAAATCCTATATGGCTGCAGGCGAATTGGAAGATGCGAAAAACAGTCTTGAGTTTTTTCTTCTGAATTACCCGAGAAATAATAATTACAGTGAAGGGTACTATTATAAAGGAAGGTTGCTCTTTCTGGAAAAAGACTATGACAAATCCGTTGATTTGTTTAATCGCTTTATAAGATCCAGCCCTTTTTCCCCTTTTGTTTCCAATGCTTATTACTGGATCGGTGAATGCCTTTACAATACGGGCAATTTCGATGAAGCTCTGGCAATGTTCAAAAAAGTTGTTAGCGATTATCCGGCGAGTTATAAATTCGAAGCCTCTAATTACAAAATTTCTCTCATAGACTTTAGATTCCGGGAAGAGGAGCTTCTTCAATTAATAAGGTGGAGCCATGAAGAATCGCTCAAAGAACTGGAAGAATACAGAAACAGAGAAAAAAATTATCTTCAGACGATCAAAGCCTATCAGGAACGGATAATCGATATGGAGAGTGGTTCTTCCGGTGCAGATTCGCAGACTCTTGAAAGGTTGTCAGAAGCGGCTTTAAAACTGGAAAACTATTTAGAATCTCTACAGGCAAAGGAATTATCGGGAGAAAATGAACAGGCTGAGGAATAA
- a CDS encoding HEAT repeat domain-containing protein, translating into MILLFPTFAQEEGEPDKEELTSVREDRIRTLKYGIDDEVVAIITAIQNEKDETYNDVLIDILNRSGNSKIKTQIISFFETQEDNAAEDFALNVLKMSTEDYDVDEKVLTAVISYCGTLKLESSAEFLYQLSDNKSKTISASAIRNLGKTGVTTNAEKFLERIQDEDFEDDEDELRESVILLLGELKYKPAVLTLMDIAQDDGYSSVARRYACDSLGKIGDEQAIPVLKELLNDSDSILRSYAISSLAYFDTNEIEDILIQALRDSFWRIRVAAAKALSERKSTSAVDILIYKAEKDPEANVKKAAMEALAVIGNNTALSFLSDYYQDNKNSDAFRSTAITVLLKENAGKAVDAMKVVFEEEWEKDSSWLLNYTCKELSTTENASLRWFYEKMLDHKNYIINIYAVRGIRLNNIISLYGRVRDIAEDESKHQTLRKEAASL; encoded by the coding sequence TTGATTTTATTATTCCCTACCTTTGCTCAGGAAGAAGGGGAGCCGGATAAAGAAGAATTAACATCTGTCAGAGAAGACCGGATAAGAACTCTCAAGTATGGAATTGATGATGAAGTCGTAGCGATTATAACTGCAATTCAGAATGAAAAAGACGAAACATATAATGACGTCCTAATCGATATATTGAACAGGAGCGGTAACAGTAAAATAAAAACTCAGATTATTAGCTTTTTTGAAACTCAGGAAGATAATGCCGCTGAGGATTTCGCGCTGAATGTTCTGAAGATGTCTACAGAAGATTATGACGTCGATGAAAAAGTATTAACTGCCGTCATATCATATTGCGGAACATTAAAACTGGAATCTTCCGCAGAATTCCTTTATCAGCTTTCAGACAATAAGAGTAAAACAATTTCGGCATCCGCCATAAGAAACCTGGGAAAAACCGGCGTTACGACAAATGCTGAAAAATTTCTCGAACGTATACAGGATGAGGATTTTGAAGATGATGAAGACGAATTAAGAGAAAGTGTAATTCTTTTGCTGGGAGAATTAAAGTATAAACCGGCAGTTCTGACGCTGATGGATATTGCTCAGGACGATGGTTATTCCTCTGTCGCAAGACGTTATGCCTGCGATTCTCTTGGTAAAATTGGAGACGAGCAGGCTATACCCGTTTTAAAAGAGCTTTTAAATGATTCCGATAGTATTTTAAGATCTTATGCCATATCTTCTCTGGCTTATTTTGATACAAATGAAATCGAGGATATTCTCATACAGGCTTTACGGGATTCATTCTGGAGAATACGAGTTGCGGCTGCAAAAGCTTTATCAGAAAGAAAGTCGACTTCAGCTGTTGATATTCTTATCTATAAAGCGGAAAAAGATCCTGAAGCCAATGTGAAAAAAGCTGCAATGGAAGCTCTAGCCGTAATTGGAAACAATACGGCACTATCATTTTTATCAGATTATTATCAGGATAATAAGAACAGTGATGCATTCCGCTCTACAGCAATAACGGTTCTGTTGAAAGAAAATGCCGGGAAGGCCGTGGATGCCATGAAAGTTGTTTTTGAAGAGGAATGGGAGAAGGATTCTTCATGGCTTCTGAATTATACCTGCAAGGAACTTTCTACAACAGAAAACGCTTCTCTCCGGTGGTTTTATGAAAAAATGCTGGATCATAAAAATTATATTATCAATATCTATGCCGTAAGAGGTATTCGTTTAAATAACATTATCTCATTATATGGAAGAGTCCGGGACATAGCAGAAGATGAAAGTAAACATCAAACATTAAGAAAAGAAGCAGCTTCATTATAA
- a CDS encoding tetratricopeptide repeat protein → MPLYLEDELFYFLLGISCLHTRDLGGSEFYFKRSLQVNNENIESRLYLAAVNLKKKDQANAARLWLNVLDLEPDNRLARKGLETLKKIKSTSELEEYITSNKFYKLTPKMKGFHPLLKQFMIIMTLIVVVAAGSFALYPYIKVDKNIREQAVNLSLDNYIGPLINMDGNFVFQMTGDEIKSLFKSAVEDFHNFDDNSLQMKINKIKMSNASDELKSKISLLENLIEQPNMVTLKTNFNYRQVAENPLLYRNCYVLWTGRITNISYEEDKIKLDLLVGYEEEKILEGIVSVEIPFETSLNESVPMEILGQIRNLGGKIVLTAVSVRSIIK, encoded by the coding sequence GTGCCTTTATATCTTGAAGACGAACTATTCTATTTCCTTCTCGGTATCTCATGTCTGCACACAAGAGACCTTGGAGGATCGGAGTTCTATTTCAAACGCAGTCTTCAGGTAAACAATGAAAATATTGAATCAAGACTCTATCTTGCCGCGGTCAATCTGAAAAAAAAGGACCAGGCAAACGCCGCAAGACTGTGGCTTAATGTTCTTGATCTGGAACCGGATAACCGGCTGGCACGAAAAGGGTTGGAAACTCTTAAAAAAATAAAAAGTACTTCAGAACTTGAAGAATACATAACTTCTAATAAGTTCTACAAATTAACTCCAAAGATGAAAGGATTTCATCCTCTTTTAAAACAGTTTATGATTATTATGACTCTGATAGTCGTCGTGGCAGCCGGAAGTTTTGCTTTATATCCTTATATAAAGGTCGATAAAAATATTCGAGAGCAGGCTGTCAATCTTTCACTTGATAATTACATCGGCCCCTTGATCAATATGGATGGAAATTTTGTTTTCCAGATGACCGGAGATGAGATAAAAAGCCTTTTTAAGTCTGCCGTAGAAGATTTTCACAATTTTGATGATAATTCACTGCAGATGAAAATCAACAAGATAAAAATGTCAAATGCCTCTGATGAACTAAAGAGTAAGATCTCTCTCCTGGAGAATCTGATCGAACAACCAAATATGGTGACATTGAAAACCAATTTCAATTACCGGCAAGTTGCAGAAAACCCTTTGCTTTACAGAAACTGTTATGTTCTCTGGACAGGCAGGATAACCAATATCAGTTACGAAGAAGACAAAATTAAACTCGATTTGCTAGTCGGTTATGAAGAGGAAAAAATCCTTGAAGGTATTGTGAGTGTCGAGATTCCTTTTGAAACTTCTCTTAACGAATCTGTGCCTATGGAGATCCTGGGACAAATCCGGAACTTAGGCGGAAAAATCGTATTGACAGCTGTCTCTGTCAGATCCATTATTAAATAA
- a CDS encoding tetratricopeptide repeat protein yields the protein MDKTEQDGNRLTDLINRVYVAYRNGAIEESAELLNEAHSIDYDNPLVLSALKCTRFWLDRFEKLETSMEDFEKGEFLVRQWLIFLDKFGCNLQDCFEDGLYNLKQGIFRTALKYYSRIREGDRDPEPEILLRIGRCHKTLGDYDRAIAALEKALRRESKSSQILAELADCYFMVDKIRNSKVFFREAFFIDPQAIDVELLEADIITRLVGEVKKKGYTGRELNEWLPVYAVIFGVFNVKRELRPIEYGKLKQTIFSLKNELQESVDRSLLLPRLINHYFWLIDHYLCINKDWETVEEVLLNIKLLHVGIYEQYTN from the coding sequence ATGGATAAGACTGAACAGGATGGCAACAGGCTCACGGATCTCATAAATAGAGTCTACGTGGCCTATAGAAATGGTGCGATCGAAGAATCTGCTGAACTATTAAACGAAGCTCATTCTATCGATTATGACAACCCTCTTGTTTTGTCGGCTCTGAAGTGCACAAGGTTCTGGCTTGACCGTTTCGAGAAACTAGAAACTTCCATGGAAGATTTTGAAAAGGGAGAGTTTCTCGTCAGACAGTGGCTTATTTTTCTGGATAAATTCGGTTGTAACCTGCAGGACTGCTTTGAAGACGGTTTATATAATCTTAAACAGGGCATATTCAGGACAGCGCTGAAGTATTACTCCAGAATTAGAGAAGGAGATAGGGATCCCGAACCGGAAATCCTTCTCAGGATCGGACGCTGTCATAAAACTCTTGGTGATTATGACAGAGCCATAGCAGCCCTGGAGAAAGCGCTAAGAAGGGAAAGCAAATCGTCCCAGATCCTGGCTGAACTGGCGGATTGTTACTTTATGGTAGATAAAATCCGCAATTCGAAAGTTTTTTTTCGTGAAGCTTTTTTCATCGATCCACAAGCTATCGATGTTGAACTGCTGGAAGCGGACATTATTACCAGGCTTGTCGGGGAGGTAAAGAAAAAGGGATATACAGGCAGAGAGCTTAACGAATGGCTTCCTGTTTATGCCGTTATCTTTGGTGTATTCAATGTGAAGAGAGAGCTTCGGCCTATTGAATACGGGAAATTAAAACAGACTATTTTTTCACTTAAAAATGAATTACAGGAGTCTGTCGACAGAAGTCTACTGCTGCCGAGATTAATCAATCACTACTTCTGGTTAATTGATCACTATCTTTGCATCAATAAAGATTGGGAAACTGTTGAAGAAGTATTGTTAAATATCAAATTGCTTCATGTTGGTATATACGAACAGTATACCAACTGA
- the greA gene encoding transcription elongation factor GreA, producing the protein MSENIINKIENLLNEEKWTRATLSNYTIANFQDLDELIKEVITNESENEVKQLCDEHLEHTKNSIIALYIAGVIALNRQLVDDSNLLMLIKIFSDNHKVNIVEYLSNRILEFGENKYALRVLADCYDTENQQDEKIKIWERLVRVDYEEAEIVRQLAEIEEENGKKEAAVSLYKKAIHRYINKKLYNNVRETWNKLIELSSEDLEFFFLVEKKIAKTLNSEKSIDLLEELYPVFTEKEDWDTAIVIIKRILKYDIRNDWARKQITKCFRNKYADHSQLEEYIKISNLNDRWRNAAEAIADFEKHISFDAGNFVSHKSWGVGIIKSIDDDTIVIDFVKKRGHSMSLKMAVSSLQSLPKSHIWVLKSVWTKEKLKSRIKKDIPWALKIIIRSFNNSADMKKIKSEIVPSILTPGEWSTWSTEARKILKTDSAFGNMPDKADQYLVRDKPISFEEKTSNKFKAETDFFDKLQTINEFLDDSEPDSDYFLDMFNYFTSFLKAANVNEHVLCSFLFVQKLIKTYPFLNPGITYGFKDVFDDIGEIEEVENVFKKIESAELRRDFLLQIKKNIENWHEYYVRLFPISLSRQILVDLDTNGYSSEINKLISEIVNHYREYREAFIWVAKNAKEDNWFSRLDIRYEKILINMIHLLDITFRDVSTKKYAAANRKINRSISTFLFKENTLEEFILNSNEDSVTRLYSLLQDVKDLDPSIKIDLKQKIIEKFPGIQFYGKQQTESVSSVNRGIFCLEESLVAKKKELKHILEVEVPKNSKEIGVAIEMGDLKENAEYKAGKEKQEALNIAVGRLKEEIEKAKIFDFKNSDTSKVSFGMKVALENLKTNENESFTILGPWESDPSNNVISYLSPFGNELLGAKAGNELSFVINERVFNYKVLSIESYK; encoded by the coding sequence ATGTCAGAAAACATTATTAATAAAATTGAAAATTTATTAAATGAAGAAAAATGGACCAGAGCCACGCTAAGCAACTATACCATTGCTAATTTTCAGGATCTCGATGAACTGATTAAAGAAGTTATTACAAACGAATCTGAAAATGAAGTAAAGCAGCTATGTGACGAGCATCTGGAGCATACAAAAAACAGCATTATAGCTTTGTATATTGCCGGAGTTATCGCTCTGAACAGGCAGTTGGTCGACGATTCGAATCTGCTGATGCTCATCAAAATTTTCAGTGATAACCACAAGGTTAACATTGTTGAATACCTGAGCAACAGAATCCTGGAATTCGGGGAGAATAAGTATGCCTTACGCGTTCTCGCAGATTGTTATGATACGGAAAACCAGCAGGACGAAAAAATAAAAATCTGGGAAAGACTTGTTCGCGTCGATTATGAAGAGGCTGAAATTGTTCGGCAGCTTGCGGAAATTGAAGAAGAAAACGGTAAGAAAGAAGCTGCCGTATCCCTCTATAAAAAGGCTATTCACCGGTATATAAATAAGAAATTATATAACAATGTCAGAGAAACATGGAACAAACTGATTGAACTCAGCAGCGAAGATCTCGAGTTCTTTTTTCTCGTTGAAAAGAAAATCGCCAAGACACTCAACAGTGAGAAATCCATTGATCTTCTTGAAGAGCTCTACCCTGTCTTTACAGAAAAAGAGGACTGGGATACAGCTATTGTCATTATTAAAAGAATACTTAAATACGACATCAGAAACGATTGGGCGAGAAAGCAGATAACCAAGTGTTTCAGAAATAAATATGCCGATCATAGCCAGCTTGAAGAATATATCAAGATTTCCAACCTGAACGATAGATGGAGAAATGCTGCAGAGGCTATTGCCGATTTTGAAAAACACATTTCTTTTGATGCCGGAAACTTCGTAAGTCACAAATCCTGGGGTGTGGGAATAATCAAATCAATCGACGATGATACCATTGTTATTGACTTTGTAAAGAAGAGAGGACACAGCATGTCTCTGAAAATGGCTGTCAGCTCTCTTCAGAGTTTACCGAAATCTCACATTTGGGTTCTAAAAAGTGTCTGGACCAAAGAGAAGCTTAAAAGCAGAATCAAAAAAGATATTCCCTGGGCTTTAAAAATCATAATCAGAAGTTTTAATAACTCCGCAGATATGAAAAAGATCAAATCCGAAATTGTTCCCTCAATTCTGACTCCAGGTGAATGGTCTACATGGAGCACCGAAGCCAGAAAGATTCTCAAAACTGATTCGGCATTCGGTAATATGCCGGATAAAGCAGACCAGTATCTTGTTCGAGATAAACCAATTTCTTTTGAAGAAAAAACCTCCAACAAATTCAAAGCTGAAACCGATTTCTTTGATAAGCTTCAGACAATTAATGAATTTCTTGATGATTCTGAACCTGATTCGGATTACTTTCTCGACATGTTCAACTACTTCACATCTTTCCTTAAAGCCGCAAATGTTAACGAACATGTGCTCTGCAGTTTCCTTTTTGTTCAGAAGCTGATTAAAACATACCCGTTCCTCAATCCCGGTATTACATACGGGTTTAAAGATGTGTTCGACGACATTGGTGAAATTGAGGAAGTTGAAAATGTATTCAAAAAGATTGAAAGTGCTGAATTAAGAAGAGATTTCCTACTTCAGATCAAGAAAAACATTGAGAACTGGCATGAATACTATGTAAGACTTTTTCCCATCAGTCTTTCCAGACAGATTCTGGTTGATCTCGATACTAACGGTTATTCCTCTGAAATTAATAAACTGATTTCAGAGATAGTGAATCATTACAGAGAATACAGAGAAGCATTCATCTGGGTCGCTAAAAATGCGAAAGAGGATAACTGGTTCTCAAGACTGGATATCCGTTATGAAAAGATTCTCATAAACATGATTCACCTTCTCGATATCACGTTCAGAGATGTAAGTACGAAAAAATATGCAGCTGCGAACAGGAAAATCAACCGTTCAATCAGTACTTTCCTTTTTAAAGAAAACACTCTGGAAGAGTTTATACTCAACAGCAATGAAGACAGTGTAACAAGACTGTATAGTCTTCTTCAGGACGTGAAAGATCTCGATCCTTCGATTAAAATCGATCTCAAGCAGAAAATCATAGAGAAGTTTCCCGGGATTCAGTTTTACGGCAAGCAGCAAACAGAGTCGGTATCATCTGTTAATCGTGGTATATTCTGTCTCGAAGAAAGCCTTGTGGCGAAGAAAAAAGAACTTAAACATATACTTGAGGTTGAAGTACCCAAGAACTCCAAGGAAATTGGTGTTGCGATTGAAATGGGTGACCTTAAAGAGAATGCTGAGTACAAAGCCGGAAAAGAGAAACAGGAAGCGCTTAATATTGCTGTCGGCCGTTTGAAGGAAGAAATCGAAAAAGCTAAGATTTTCGATTTTAAAAATAGTGATACTTCGAAAGTTTCTTTCGGTATGAAAGTTGCTCTTGAAAATCTGAAAACAAATGAAAACGAGTCATTTACGATACTGGGCCCCTGGGAATCTGATCCCTCTAATAATGTGATATCTTACCTTTCTCCTTTCGGTAATGAGTTGCTCGGTGCTAAAGCAGGTAATGAGTTAAGCTTTGTTATCAATGAAAGGGTGTTTAACTATAAGGTTCTTTCGATAGAGTCATACAAATAA